Part of the Sorghum bicolor cultivar BTx623 chromosome 1, Sorghum_bicolor_NCBIv3, whole genome shotgun sequence genome, GCCGCGCCCGGTGCGTTCGTGCAGGGTTTGCTTGCAGTTGCAGCTCGGATCCTTCATCTCCACATCGACTTGTCCGAGTCGTCGGCGGCACTGACGTTCTCCGACAGAAGCGACGGCCTCGAGCCCGTCGACGTCCGGTGAGAGGCCCGCGGCGAGCGGTGCTCCTGCATCGAGCAAAAAGCAAATCCAAGAACGGGCGGGCGTGTGTCAGACAGTCAATACCACCACCAATGCCATGCGCAAGCTCACTACTGGTAGCCAGCGACACCGGCGAGCGAACAGAACAGAGGAAAGCAATACCATGCGGAAGGGGAACTCGTCGCCCTCGAGCATGTGCACGATCTGCCCCATCTTGGGCCGCTTGTGCGCGTCGGCGTCGATGCAGCGGAGGCAGACGAGGAGCACCCGGTTGAGCacccgtggcggcggcggcgcggcgatgCGCGGGTCCACAAGGTCCTCGACGCGGCGGCTGCCCACCATGCCCCTGAACCACTCCACCAGGTTCACCTCGCCGGCGGGGCGGTTGTAGTCCACGGGGCTGCGCCCGGAGATGAGCTCCATCAGCAGCACGCCGAAGCTGTAGATGTCGCTGCTCTCGTTCAGCATCCCAGTCGACGCGTACTCGGGGGCCACGTACCCGAATGTGCCCATCACCCGGGTCGTCACGTAGCTGGACCCGGACCCCAGCACCTTGGCCATGCCGAAGTCCGACACCTTGGGGTTCCATTTCTTGTCCAGCAGGATGTTGCTCGACTTGATGTCCCGGTGCACCACCTTCGGTTCCAGGCCTTCGTGCAAGTACGCTACGCTGCCACACATGAGCAAAATTACCAGTGGATTTATTTCCCTATTGACACTAAAGATTAATAACAATCGAAGATTATGAAGTACCCTGTCAGCAGAAGAACATGAACATACCCTTTGGCCGTTCCGACGGCGATCTTCATCCGTATCTCCCACGTCAAGGGGCTGACAGGCCCGACGTCGCCGTGCAGCCACTGCTCTAAGTTGCCGTTTTCGACGAACTCGTAAAGGAGCATCCTGTGAAAAGCAAATTTATAGCATTGGCAGTGAGTATCGATCAATCAGACTATCAGCAAGCATTTGTTAGTTCAGTGGCCGACAGTTATTCAGGTGAAATTCACAAGTGTGGGTGCTCACCGTTTAGGGCCTTCCGCGCAGTACCCGATGAGACCGACAAGGTGCTTGTGCCTCACTTTGCCGATGGCTTCAACCTCCACCTTGAATTCCTTCTCGGCCTGACCCCTAAAAACAAATCATCATCTCAATCAACAAGCATG contains:
- the LOC8056847 gene encoding probable receptor-like serine/threonine-protein kinase At4g34500 translates to MDAAGPPSAAGAAPADGGSNSKTTLFGMPVLVAVGAAAALVALLVLSAVAAAVFFARRRGARPPSLSRVEHAPSSASASGSSRAASSARKEKVVGADQGAGGAGATATATSSGVASSSAAASSLESPVKRKAEAVRAVVGGGGAPAAGVEMEMGWGRWYDLTELEVATGGFCPENVVGEGGYGTVYRGILAGGEVVAVKDLLDHKGQAEKEFKVEVEAIGKVRHKHLVGLIGYCAEGPKRMLLYEFVENGNLEQWLHGDVGPVSPLTWEIRMKIAVGTAKGVAYLHEGLEPKVVHRDIKSSNILLDKKWNPKVSDFGMAKVLGSGSSYVTTRVMGTFGYVAPEYASTGMLNESSDIYSFGVLLMELISGRSPVDYNRPAGEVNLVEWFRGMVGSRRVEDLVDPRIAAPPPPRVLNRVLLVCLRCIDADAHKRPKMGQIVHMLEGDEFPFRMEHRSPRASHRTSTGSRPSLLSENVSAADDSDKSMWR